One uncultured Carboxylicivirga sp. genomic window, AAAAATCAATTGTTATCCTAATCCATTTAATGAGTCGGTACAGATAGAAACAAACATGACTGGTGATAAACTTCTGGAAATTTATTCAATTTCGGGCACCTGTTTAAAAAAGACACCATTTCAGGAGGAAAAGATTAGAATAAATCTTAGTGAATTATCCATTGGTCAGTATATAATACGAATAACTAATGGGAGTGAGGTGATTCACTCGAAGGTTTTCAAATATTAGTTTTAAATGAAAAGGTGAGTCAAAAGATTCACCTTTTTATTTTCCTTCACCGCTTATTAATGTTTTCAGGGTGTAAATGATTATTTTAATATCTATCCAAAGCGAGAGGTTATGGATGTATAAAATGTCGTAGTTTAATCGCTGAATCATTTGGTCAATGTTTTCTGCGTAGCCATATTTTACCATTCCTAATGAAGTAATACCTGGTCTGCATTGAAGTATTTCGCTGTACTGAGGTGCTTTTTTAGAGATCTCATTTATAAAAAAGGCTCTTTCGGGTCGAGGTCCAACTATTGACATCTGACCAATTAAAACATTCAAAAATTGAGGAGTTTCGTCTATTCTCCATCTTCTTAAGAAACGTCCAAATGATGTAACACGCGAATCATTGATTGAGGATAAAGCAGGTCCATTCACTTCGGCATCAATAATCATGGATCTGAATTTGATTATCTTGAATGGTTTACCATTTTTTCCAATGCGTTCCTGTTTAAAGAAAATCGGTCCTTTCGAGCCTTTTTTAATTCCCAAGGCAATAAAAGGATAAAAAGGAATAAGCATTAATAAACCAATAGATGCAATTACAATATCTATAATGCGTTTAATGAATTCTTGCCAAACCGGCATCTGTTTTCTTGAAACAGCAACAAACGGTGGAGCAATCAGAGATTCAATTCTGGCAAAGCCTTTTACAATTGATTCCATATCAGGAACAAGCTTGATTGAAATATCCTTCATTTTGGCAACAGAAATAAGGTTGGTTACCAGTTTTTCCTTAGTTGAAGGAACTGCAATAATTATTTCGTCTGGTTGGTGTTCATTAATTAGTTTTTCGGCTTCATTATAACTTAATGCAGTATTATTTGTCTCGTATTGGATATCATCAATCCTTATTACATCCGTTATTTTATTACCGCTTAAATTACCTAATTGCAATAATTCGGCATAGGTGTTTTTTAATACGCCGTTTGATCCAATCAAGAGAGTTTTTAATCCCCAGTAACCTTTATGCATTAATATCCTGAGCACTAAAATCAAAAGGATATGAGGAATGTTTATACTAATTAGTGTAGTTATAAATAAACCTAAAAAGGTATTCCAAACATTGGCAAAAGAAAAGAGATTGTAAAAACCATAGAAGTATACAAATAAACTTAAGAATGAGATTCCTATTCCACTAAATGTTTTTGAAATATGATTAGAAATGGAGAGATTGATTCGATTACGATATAAACCGGATAAGTAAAGGATAAAGAGTATATAACCAACTAATAATATAATTACTTCATTCTGATTAAGTAAGGCTTGAATCGACTGGGCAAAATGAGTTGAAAAACTTGGTAATTCACTTTTGAGAGTCTTAACGGAAGATGTTGAAGACAAGATGATTATAATGATATCGGTAACTAAAAAATATAAATTAATAGATTTTTTAGATATGTTTGAAATAACCCCCATAAAATGCTTAACGAATGTTGATGCAAAATATTTCGGGAAAGTTAAAAAAAATTAATTTTGCCAACTATGGAGATGTTGGATTCTTTTAGGCATAAGGGCATGCGTCAACGTTTGGTGCAGGAACTAGTTAGGAAAAATATTACGGATAAGACAGTATTGGAGGCAATTGGGAAGGTTCCCCGTCATTTGTTTCTCGATAGTAGTTTTGTTTCATTTGCATATCAGGATAAGGCGTTTCCTATTGCAGCCGGACAAACCATATCTCAACCATACACGGTTGCACTGCAATCTCAATTACTAAATATTTCTGTTGGAGATAAGGTTTTGGAAGTGGGTACTGGTTCTGGTTATCAGGCTGCTGTGTTAATAGAAATGGGAGTGAAACTCTTTTCAATAGAACGACAAAAAGAGTTATTTACCCGTTCTACCAATTTGTTAAAACAAATTGGTTACAGAGGACGTTTTTTTCTTGGTGATGGTTATGAAGGACTCTCGTCATTTGCTCCCTTTGATAAAGTGATTGTTACTGCCGGGGCACCTTTCTTACCTGAAAAGCTTTTGCTTCAAATGAAGATTGGTGGCATTATGGTAATACCACTTGGTGATAAAAAACAAGTGATGACTCGTATTACAAGGCTTAGCGAGGATGATTTTGAACAGGAGCAAATTGGAGAATGTGCATTTGTACCCATGTTAAAAGGAACAGTAAATTAAAAATGTAATAATATGATTAAAGTTGAAACTCTGCCAATTAATATGTGGCAGGAGAATACATATATTCTTTCTGATGAAACCAAAGAGTGTGTTATCATTGATCCGGGATGTTTAACTACTGAGGAACGAAAGTATGTTGCCGATTTCATTGACTCTAATGGATATACTCCGGTTAAATTATTACAGACACATCTACATCTCGATCATGTTTTTGGTTCTGCTTTTATTGCTGAAATGTTTAACCTTGGTATGGAAGCCAATGCCGGAGACGAATTCCTGATTGATCAGACAATTACTTATGCTCAGCAATTTGGGGTTGAAGTTGATAAGAATCCGCCTGCAATATCAAATTACCTAAACGAAGGTGATGAAGTTGCGTTTGGTAACTCTGTATTAAAAGTACTTGAAGTACCCGGACATTCTCCAGGAGGAATTACCTTTTACAGTGAGCAGGATAAAATTGCCATTGTTGGAGATTCCATTTTTATGGGAAGTATTGGAAGAACGGATTTACCCGGAGGTGATTTTGATACATTAGTTGGTAATCTGAAGAATAAAATTCTTACACTGGATGATGAAGTACAATTGTATCCAGGTCACGGACCATCAACAACCGTAGGGAGAGAAAGAACAACTAATCCTTTTTTGGTTTAAAATCCGACTATGGAGATATGCTTTTTTCGGCCTTGTCGACTAAATAAATAGCAAATGTCATTGAATTTTACCCAATTTCTTCTTCTATTTGGGTTGTGATTAAAATGAAGTAATACCTAATTGATAAATAACAAAATATGGCAACCGATAAGTTT contains:
- a CDS encoding sugar transferase, producing MSSTSSVKTLKSELPSFSTHFAQSIQALLNQNEVIILLVGYILFILYLSGLYRNRINLSISNHISKTFSGIGISFLSLFVYFYGFYNLFSFANVWNTFLGLFITTLISINIPHILLILVLRILMHKGYWGLKTLLIGSNGVLKNTYAELLQLGNLSGNKITDVIRIDDIQYETNNTALSYNEAEKLINEHQPDEIIIAVPSTKEKLVTNLISVAKMKDISIKLVPDMESIVKGFARIESLIAPPFVAVSRKQMPVWQEFIKRIIDIVIASIGLLMLIPFYPFIALGIKKGSKGPIFFKQERIGKNGKPFKIIKFRSMIIDAEVNGPALSSINDSRVTSFGRFLRRWRIDETPQFLNVLIGQMSIVGPRPERAFFINEISKKAPQYSEILQCRPGITSLGMVKYGYAENIDQMIQRLNYDILYIHNLSLWIDIKIIIYTLKTLISGEGK
- a CDS encoding protein-L-isoaspartate(D-aspartate) O-methyltransferase: MEMLDSFRHKGMRQRLVQELVRKNITDKTVLEAIGKVPRHLFLDSSFVSFAYQDKAFPIAAGQTISQPYTVALQSQLLNISVGDKVLEVGTGSGYQAAVLIEMGVKLFSIERQKELFTRSTNLLKQIGYRGRFFLGDGYEGLSSFAPFDKVIVTAGAPFLPEKLLLQMKIGGIMVIPLGDKKQVMTRITRLSEDDFEQEQIGECAFVPMLKGTVN
- a CDS encoding MBL fold metallo-hydrolase, which produces MIKVETLPINMWQENTYILSDETKECVIIDPGCLTTEERKYVADFIDSNGYTPVKLLQTHLHLDHVFGSAFIAEMFNLGMEANAGDEFLIDQTITYAQQFGVEVDKNPPAISNYLNEGDEVAFGNSVLKVLEVPGHSPGGITFYSEQDKIAIVGDSIFMGSIGRTDLPGGDFDTLVGNLKNKILTLDDEVQLYPGHGPSTTVGRERTTNPFLV